A genomic window from Candidatus Zixiibacteriota bacterium includes:
- a CDS encoding ATP-dependent 6-phosphofructokinase: MNVGVLTGGGDCPGLNAVIRAIVYKGIKQYNYNITGIYEGWRGLLEGGPIAPITLEDVHGILDEGGTILKTSRTNPFKHRKGIELVKKTIKKYKIDVVIAIGGEDTLGVAAKLHKEGVKVIGVPKTIDNDVSGTDQTFGFDTAVNIATEAIDRLRSTAEAHNRVFLVEVMGRHAGWIALHSGIAGGAHMILVPEYPIDVDSLVSAIVKRHARGEESSMIVVAEGARLKKDSGESGFILQEPEKDEFGHVRLGGIAYILAKIIEAKTGFECRNAILGHIQRGGKPTAYDRVLSTRYGIHAIDLVAKGKFGNMVALRGTKIIGTPLVDAMKKIKTIDKEYYEIAEVFFG, from the coding sequence ATGAATGTGGGTGTTTTGACCGGCGGCGGCGACTGCCCCGGATTGAATGCGGTTATCAGGGCTATTGTCTACAAGGGGATTAAGCAGTACAACTACAATATCACGGGGATTTATGAGGGTTGGCGAGGCCTGCTGGAGGGAGGCCCGATTGCCCCGATCACGCTGGAGGATGTGCACGGCATTCTCGATGAGGGCGGCACGATTCTCAAGACCTCGCGGACCAACCCCTTCAAGCATCGCAAGGGTATAGAATTAGTCAAGAAGACGATCAAGAAATACAAAATCGACGTGGTAATTGCCATTGGCGGCGAAGATACGCTCGGTGTGGCCGCGAAGCTTCACAAAGAAGGCGTCAAAGTCATCGGCGTGCCGAAGACAATCGACAATGATGTCAGCGGAACCGACCAGACTTTTGGTTTCGACACAGCAGTGAATATTGCCACCGAGGCGATTGATCGTCTTCGTTCGACCGCCGAGGCGCACAACCGCGTTTTCCTGGTCGAAGTTATGGGTCGTCACGCCGGTTGGATTGCGCTGCACTCCGGAATCGCGGGTGGAGCTCACATGATTCTGGTCCCGGAGTATCCGATCGATGTTGATAGTCTGGTGAGCGCCATTGTCAAAAGGCACGCTCGTGGAGAAGAGTCTTCGATGATAGTGGTGGCGGAGGGCGCGCGGCTGAAGAAGGATTCGGGAGAGTCGGGTTTTATTCTTCAGGAACCGGAAAAGGATGAATTCGGGCACGTGCGTCTTGGGGGTATCGCCTATATCCTGGCCAAGATAATTGAGGCCAAGACCGGTTTTGAGTGTCGCAATGCTATCCTGGGACATATCCAGCGTGGCGGTAAACCGACCGCATACGACCGGGTGCTTTCCACCAGATATGGCATTCACGCCATCGACCTTGTTGCCAAAGGAAAGTTTGGAAACATGGTAGCTTTGCGCGGTACCAAGATTATCGGGACACCGTTGGTTGACGCGATGAAAAAGATAAAGACGATTGACAAAGAATATTACGAGATAGCGGAGGTGTTTTTTGGTTAA
- the tpiA gene encoding triose-phosphate isomerase — MRQNIIAGNWKMNGTISETETLLKELLESNSKSDRATVVVCPPFTSLYAANKILSGSHIALGAQDMSAHEKGAYTSEISASMLLTVGVRFVILGHSERRQYHAESDELVNAKARLAIDSGLTPIICVGETLGQRESGQTEQVIGDQVDGTLSGFSADFIKKSVVAYEPVWAIGTGKTATPEQAQEVHKFIRDRVALIDREASESLPILYGGSMKPDNAGNLLKQSDIDGGLIGGASLKADDFIAIINAV; from the coding sequence GTGAGACAGAACATTATCGCCGGCAATTGGAAAATGAACGGCACGATCAGCGAGACCGAAACGCTACTCAAGGAGCTATTGGAGAGCAACTCTAAGAGCGACCGGGCGACGGTAGTGGTTTGTCCGCCGTTTACATCTTTGTATGCCGCCAATAAGATCTTGTCCGGCAGCCACATAGCTCTTGGGGCTCAGGATATGTCGGCCCACGAAAAAGGCGCTTATACCTCCGAGATCTCGGCATCGATGCTATTGACAGTCGGGGTCAGATTTGTTATACTTGGACACTCTGAAAGGCGGCAGTACCATGCCGAGTCCGATGAGTTGGTGAACGCCAAGGCCAGGCTGGCCATAGACTCGGGTCTGACGCCAATTATTTGTGTCGGTGAAACGCTTGGGCAACGCGAGAGCGGTCAGACCGAACAGGTGATTGGAGATCAGGTTGATGGTACCCTTTCGGGGTTTTCCGCCGACTTTATTAAGAAGTCGGTGGTTGCGTATGAACCGGTCTGGGCGATTGGCACCGGCAAGACCGCGACGCCGGAGCAGGCGCAGGAGGTTCATAAGTTCATCCGGGACCGGGTAGCTCTTATTGACCGGGAGGCTTCAGAGAGTCTTCCGATTTTATATGGCGGCTCGATGAAACCGGATAACGCCGGGAATTTATTAAAGCAGTCTGACATTGATGGCGGCCTCATTGGTGGCGCCTCGCTGAAGGCTGACGATTTTATCGCGATAATCAACGCGGTATAG
- the gap gene encoding type I glyceraldehyde-3-phosphate dehydrogenase: MKVGINGFGRIGRLVFKAARNTDIEVVGINDITNAKTLAHLLKYDSIHGRYPGKVTSTDNSIVVDGREIPITAERDPSKLPWKSLGVDIVLECTGIFKTKEDAMAHIKAGAKKVLISAPAKKHDGTFIPGINCKQYDKSKHEVISIGSCTTNCLAPMAKVLKDNFGIEKGFMTTIHSYTADQRLMDAPHSDLRRARCAALSMVPTTTGAAKAISEVIPELKGKMDGIAIRVPTSDVSMVDLAVILEKEASVEEINAAMKKAAEGPLAKALEYCVDPIVSIDVVGNPHGCVFDSALTATHGNMIKVFGWYDNEWGFSNRMIDMIKIML; this comes from the coding sequence ATGAAAGTTGGAATCAATGGATTTGGTCGCATCGGACGCCTGGTATTCAAGGCTGCCCGCAACACTGACATCGAAGTAGTCGGTATCAACGACATCACCAACGCCAAGACGCTGGCGCATCTTCTGAAGTACGACTCGATCCACGGACGTTATCCGGGGAAAGTAACATCTACCGACAATTCGATTGTAGTCGACGGCAGGGAAATTCCGATCACCGCCGAGCGGGATCCTTCCAAGCTTCCGTGGAAATCGCTCGGAGTGGATATAGTGCTGGAGTGCACGGGTATCTTCAAAACCAAGGAAGACGCTATGGCGCACATCAAGGCCGGCGCGAAGAAGGTTCTCATTTCGGCTCCCGCCAAAAAGCACGATGGTACTTTCATACCGGGGATCAACTGCAAGCAGTACGATAAGAGTAAGCATGAGGTTATTTCCATAGGATCTTGCACGACCAACTGCCTGGCGCCGATGGCGAAGGTGCTGAAGGATAACTTCGGTATCGAAAAAGGTTTTATGACGACTATCCACTCGTATACGGCCGATCAGAGGCTCATGGATGCTCCGCACTCGGATCTCAGGCGCGCCCGCTGCGCGGCGTTGTCGATGGTTCCCACCACGACGGGAGCGGCGAAGGCGATATCGGAGGTCATTCCAGAATTGAAGGGCAAGATGGATGGCATAGCGATACGCGTGCCTACCTCGGATGTCTCCATGGTCGACCTGGCGGTTATACTGGAGAAGGAAGCCTCGGTGGAAGAAATCAATGCCGCCATGAAGAAGGCCGCCGAGGGCCCGCTGGCGAAGGCGCTGGAGTATTGCGTGGATCCGATCGTATCGATCGACGTAGTCGGCAACCCGCACGGCTGCGTGTTCGATTCCGCTCTCACGGCGACCCACGGCAACATGATCAAGGTATTCGGCTGGTATGACAACGAGTGGGGATTCTCCAACCGGATGATCGACATGATCAAGATAATGTTATAA
- a CDS encoding OmpW family outer membrane protein: MVKHLLVVTTLLLLAASAAFAQESEDEAVPSLAGKHQAGARLGAWISSGEDIPSYLEDTVNLVILETDIKSGAFYAELFYAYSILPQALIELSLGIVNRGSVNIQVGSQQDLGNLIVYPILLQLKYYPLASKGVKFQPYISGGGGIYHGRQDVQFTTSSLYYYDLYEDTETDINYALGGGLDWLINDKLAFEMNFKYMPIDFSNSLVTARDYKATVVTVGVKYLYGGKK, translated from the coding sequence TTGGTTAAGCATCTGCTGGTTGTTACCACTTTGTTGCTGTTAGCGGCGAGTGCGGCCTTCGCTCAGGAGTCTGAAGATGAAGCTGTTCCTTCTCTGGCCGGTAAACATCAGGCCGGAGCGCGCCTGGGGGCGTGGATCAGTTCCGGTGAGGATATCCCCTCTTATCTCGAGGATACCGTCAACCTGGTCATTTTGGAGACCGACATTAAGAGCGGCGCCTTTTACGCCGAACTTTTTTACGCGTACAGTATACTCCCACAAGCGTTGATTGAGCTCTCGCTTGGCATCGTCAACCGCGGGAGTGTCAACATTCAGGTCGGGTCGCAGCAGGATTTAGGTAATTTGATAGTCTACCCCATCCTGCTTCAGTTGAAATATTACCCACTGGCTTCGAAGGGCGTCAAATTCCAGCCGTATATCAGTGGTGGCGGTGGCATTTATCATGGTCGGCAGGACGTACAGTTTACCACCAGCAGTCTTTACTACTATGACCTCTACGAGGACACCGAAACCGATATCAATTACGCGCTGGGAGGTGGTCTGGACTGGCTGATCAACGACAAACTGGCTTTTGAAATGAACTTCAAGTACATGCCCATAGATTTTTCCAATTCACTTGTCACGGCGCGCGACTACAAGGCGACGGTCGTGACGGTGGGTGTAAAATATCTCTACGGCGGTAAAAAATAA
- a CDS encoding retropepsin-like aspartic protease translates to MKRLSYTVSAIIVMTALTPLKAVELSELLIQSAGGEAALETLRNLQAWEVHGRAMLNGQQATFVQYFVRPNRQYTELTFPEFSVVQAFDGEVAWQTDLNGRVSELEGYARKEIVENVYLESFEYLFSDSLARIATYIGLEEQGGEVRHKVAFYPLGSDTLYAFFDTLTGLREVVISNADQLQSYTYLDDYRDVSGLMVPHHTWNEVPEALAKMEFWVDTFLINSPVDSSIFSKPEQTVIDFSFPAGVAEVTLPIKYEDGHIRIPVTINGKKKVWMLLDTGSSSNVFNSGAIADLGLPEVGTMSALGLGGAEQVKLVRTDSVQIGELVLYNQIGGSMDLSKAFSSSGGEVFGGVLGQDFWSRFTILVDYARSKITVYSPGSVNPPSGGISVPFYRTMLIPTVGCSVDGVAGDFIVDIGNPSGVLLNKYFVEQNQLEDKLSLSLYARRAFGGVGGMVTGRNAYTSIFRIGDIELRSLLVFLPDTAVGMMASREIAGNIGNRVLEKFRVLFDYENSRLVFYRY, encoded by the coding sequence ATGAAAAGACTCTCATATACAGTTTCAGCGATTATTGTTATGACAGCATTGACCCCGCTGAAGGCGGTCGAGCTTAGCGAGTTGTTGATACAGTCGGCAGGAGGTGAGGCGGCGCTCGAGACTCTTCGCAACCTTCAGGCATGGGAGGTTCACGGCCGGGCGATGCTCAATGGCCAACAGGCCACGTTTGTTCAGTATTTTGTTCGTCCGAACAGGCAATACACGGAGCTTACCTTCCCGGAATTCAGCGTTGTTCAGGCGTTTGACGGTGAGGTAGCCTGGCAGACCGACCTGAACGGCCGGGTGTCGGAGCTTGAGGGGTACGCCCGCAAAGAAATCGTGGAAAATGTCTATCTCGAGTCGTTTGAGTATTTGTTCAGCGACAGTCTCGCTCGGATAGCCACTTATATCGGCCTTGAGGAGCAAGGTGGCGAAGTCAGGCATAAAGTCGCTTTTTACCCTCTTGGCTCGGATACCCTATATGCCTTCTTTGACACTCTCACGGGGCTTAGAGAGGTGGTCATATCCAACGCGGATCAACTGCAATCGTACACGTATCTCGACGATTACCGTGATGTTTCTGGGTTGATGGTTCCGCATCACACCTGGAACGAGGTTCCCGAGGCTCTGGCGAAGATGGAGTTTTGGGTTGACACTTTTCTAATCAATTCTCCCGTGGATTCGAGCATATTCTCGAAGCCCGAGCAGACTGTCATTGATTTCAGTTTCCCGGCGGGGGTTGCCGAAGTAACGTTGCCGATCAAATATGAGGACGGCCACATTCGGATTCCGGTCACGATAAACGGCAAAAAGAAAGTCTGGATGCTGCTTGACACCGGGTCATCATCGAATGTCTTCAACAGCGGCGCGATTGCCGACCTGGGACTGCCCGAGGTGGGTACCATGAGTGCTCTCGGATTGGGCGGCGCCGAGCAGGTCAAGCTGGTGCGGACGGATTCAGTGCAAATTGGAGAACTGGTGTTGTATAATCAAATAGGCGGAAGCATGGATTTGAGCAAAGCCTTTTCATCGAGCGGCGGTGAGGTTTTCGGCGGTGTACTCGGCCAGGATTTCTGGTCGCGCTTCACGATACTGGTCGATTACGCTCGATCGAAGATTACGGTTTACAGCCCGGGCTCGGTCAATCCGCCGTCCGGAGGGATATCGGTGCCGTTTTACAGGACAATGCTGATACCCACGGTGGGATGTTCTGTCGATGGTGTGGCCGGGGATTTTATCGTGGACATTGGGAATCCTTCCGGAGTGTTGCTTAACAAGTACTTCGTGGAGCAAAATCAACTTGAAGATAAACTTTCGCTGAGTCTGTACGCTCGCCGGGCCTTTGGCGGGGTTGGCGGGATGGTTACTGGGCGCAACGCGTATACGAGTATTTTCAGGATTGGCGATATAGAATTGCGCTCGCTTCTGGTTTTCCTGCCGGATACGGCGGTTGGAATGATGGCCTCCCGGGAAATCGCGGGAAACATCGGGAATCGGGTTCTTGAAAAATTCCGGGTGTTGTTTGACTACGAGAACAGTCGGCTGGTTTTTTACCGGTACTGA
- the secG gene encoding preprotein translocase subunit SecG, which translates to MLFTVWVVFHVITCIALVLVVLLQSSKGEGLAGSAFGGGGGGMAGAVFGGRGAATFLSKATTVLAILFMFNCGALAYMSAGTRVSAISPDGATSESVVTREAQREMERQAQQQQVAPDSSLIFEPPAQPSSDSAGAGDQ; encoded by the coding sequence TTGTTGTTTACAGTTTGGGTGGTTTTTCATGTGATCACCTGCATCGCGCTGGTTCTGGTTGTTCTTTTGCAATCGAGTAAGGGCGAAGGTTTGGCCGGGTCGGCTTTTGGCGGCGGTGGTGGCGGTATGGCCGGAGCCGTTTTCGGCGGACGCGGAGCGGCTACGTTTCTTTCGAAGGCTACCACGGTGCTGGCTATTTTGTTTATGTTCAATTGCGGCGCGCTGGCTTATATGTCGGCCGGTACGCGCGTGAGTGCGATCAGCCCCGATGGCGCTACCAGTGAATCGGTGGTGACTCGTGAGGCCCAGCGTGAGATGGAGCGTCAGGCGCAACAGCAGCAAGTGGCTCCGGATTCATCGTTGATTTTTGAGCCACCGGCACAGCCGTCGTCGGATTCCGCTGGCGCGGGCGATCAGTAA
- a CDS encoding glycosyltransferase family 39 protein has translation MKEFIRKHPLATVLSAAIAFRLLAVIFSKGYMASDDHFQTVTVAYRWLQDGFWGPDGYMNWKGAPAWKISRFPLYTVMLWLNMKILFWMGFESLDKIMYGVRFTHALFSLIGVVAVYRTVEGATRSRNWATLAGLVMAVHFAMPFLAVRNLIEMFGGSLWALAIYFYYRYRADRRSRWLIWSAVTCGLAWMFRFQLIFAFWIVPFVLLYEYRKVKPALYFTLSLLTMLLIAGLTDWIMVGKFMGTTINHVHQGLTERPPLTGHLFIYLAVIAGYFIPPISVVLLYLVARKRFWQDHLMLTVSTLSFILIHSLLANKQERFMIPVLPAVVIIFVLVLQRQKMVNGFPFSRKILWRVLAGFTVIVNFALLTPFTLNYGHKGLCEPLAEIERRFDGVPMVLFFSPDKYTNFPLLYGGYRTIDRQYVYAWDQLGQRLPAGDTIRYDYLLLYPLDKEALPRYVDSLSAHLGPIEPAFHVGPSTIDYILHLLNPKHNRTNEVWAYRPAYRR, from the coding sequence GTGAAAGAGTTCATCCGAAAACACCCCCTGGCTACAGTATTATCCGCGGCAATCGCTTTCAGGCTACTGGCGGTGATCTTCTCCAAGGGATATATGGCTTCCGATGACCACTTCCAGACCGTAACTGTCGCCTACCGGTGGCTTCAGGATGGCTTCTGGGGGCCCGATGGTTACATGAACTGGAAAGGCGCCCCGGCCTGGAAAATCTCGCGCTTCCCACTATATACGGTGATGCTCTGGCTGAACATGAAAATCCTGTTTTGGATGGGGTTTGAGTCACTGGACAAAATCATGTACGGCGTCAGGTTCACTCACGCCCTTTTTTCGTTGATTGGCGTTGTCGCCGTTTACAGGACGGTGGAAGGGGCTACCCGATCAAGAAATTGGGCGACGCTGGCAGGGCTGGTTATGGCAGTCCATTTCGCCATGCCCTTTCTGGCCGTGAGAAATCTGATTGAAATGTTCGGTGGCTCGCTCTGGGCGCTGGCTATATATTTCTATTATCGCTATCGAGCCGACCGCCGGTCGCGATGGCTCATCTGGTCAGCCGTAACCTGCGGACTGGCCTGGATGTTTCGCTTTCAACTGATTTTCGCCTTCTGGATAGTTCCGTTTGTACTGCTGTATGAGTATCGAAAAGTGAAGCCGGCCTTGTATTTCACCCTGTCACTTCTGACCATGCTGCTGATAGCCGGCCTGACGGATTGGATTATGGTCGGAAAATTCATGGGGACAACAATCAACCACGTCCACCAGGGTCTCACTGAGCGACCACCCCTGACCGGCCATCTTTTCATCTATCTTGCCGTCATAGCGGGATATTTTATCCCGCCAATCTCTGTGGTGCTCCTCTATCTTGTGGCCCGGAAACGATTCTGGCAAGACCATCTGATGCTGACTGTCAGTACCCTTTCGTTTATACTAATCCACTCCCTGCTTGCCAACAAGCAGGAACGATTTATGATCCCTGTCCTTCCGGCCGTCGTGATTATCTTTGTCCTTGTCTTGCAGCGACAAAAAATGGTGAACGGATTCCCCTTCAGCAGAAAAATACTCTGGCGGGTTCTTGCCGGCTTTACTGTTATAGTGAACTTCGCACTCCTGACGCCGTTCACCCTCAACTATGGCCACAAGGGGCTGTGCGAACCGCTGGCGGAGATTGAGAGAAGATTCGATGGCGTCCCGATGGTGCTTTTTTTCTCGCCCGACAAATACACCAATTTCCCCCTCCTGTACGGCGGATACCGGACTATCGACAGGCAGTATGTTTACGCTTGGGATCAGCTTGGACAACGATTGCCGGCGGGAGATACGATTCGCTACGATTACTTGCTGCTTTATCCACTCGATAAAGAAGCGCTCCCGCGTTACGTGGATTCACTATCGGCGCACCTGGGACCGATAGAGCCGGCCTTCCATGTCGGTCCCTCGACAATCGACTATATCCTTCACCTGCTGAATCCAAAACACAATCGCACCAATGAAGTCTGGGCCTACCGGCCTGCTTACAGACGATAG
- a CDS encoding RNA polymerase sigma factor, with amino-acid sequence MHHFDPDYAANDMADHAIKQLWRLAAQGDKEAENRIFRHLVERFTAIASLSICKDDAKDLAHDACLSVLKNYRSLESPYEYGAWAQKILKNKIIDHLKKQSAEKRLFCDDEFSEEYEKHPNRTEHFEAMLILKKCLKKLAQAFPAYSRALQMKRYGYDTESICAKMKISRNNLYVLLSRGRGFLRDCIFDGKND; translated from the coding sequence ATGCACCACTTTGACCCGGATTACGCAGCAAACGATATGGCCGATCATGCGATAAAACAGCTCTGGCGGCTGGCCGCGCAGGGTGACAAAGAAGCCGAAAACCGAATTTTTCGACATCTTGTCGAAAGATTTACGGCCATAGCCAGTTTAAGTATATGTAAGGATGACGCGAAGGATCTGGCTCACGATGCCTGTTTGTCGGTTCTGAAAAACTACAGGAGTCTTGAAAGTCCTTATGAATATGGCGCATGGGCACAAAAGATTCTGAAAAACAAGATAATCGACCATCTTAAGAAACAGTCGGCCGAAAAGCGGCTGTTTTGTGACGATGAGTTTTCCGAAGAGTACGAAAAGCATCCCAACCGAACCGAGCACTTCGAGGCCATGCTGATCTTGAAGAAATGCCTGAAGAAACTGGCCCAGGCATTTCCGGCGTATTCGCGGGCTCTTCAGATGAAACGATACGGGTATGATACCGAAAGCATATGCGCGAAGATGAAGATTTCTCGAAACAATCTTTACGTGCTTCTGAGCCGCGGACGCGGTTTTTTGCGGGACTGTATATTTGATGGGAAAAACGATTAG
- a CDS encoding phosphoglycerate kinase — protein MNKVTVDNINFRGQKVLLRVDFNVPLDAKQNITDDRRIEASLPTIRKILDDGGMVIACSHLGRPKGKPVPEMSLRPVAKRLSELLGKKVFFAEDCVGPEAANVVGKMKDGDCLLLENLRFHSAEEKNDPEFAKKLASLADIYVNDAFGSAHRAHASTEGVTKYFPQSVAGYLMEKELRYLGKALANPERPFAAILGGAKISGKIDVITNLMNKVDVLIIGGGMVFTFSKAMGYPIGNSLLEEDKVQLAGQIIEKVKTSKAKLIFPSDVVIASEISDTAETKVVPLDRIPDGMKGLDIGPASIKLFKESLTTAKTVIWNGPMGVFESKPFAEGTFAMARLMADLTGRGATTVVGGGDSASAVSKAGLDDKLTHVSTGGGASLEFLEGKKLPGVEALTDATK, from the coding sequence ATGAACAAGGTAACCGTCGATAACATAAATTTTCGCGGACAGAAGGTACTCCTCAGGGTAGACTTCAACGTCCCGCTGGACGCGAAACAGAATATCACCGATGACCGTCGAATTGAAGCTTCCCTGCCGACCATCAGGAAGATACTGGATGACGGCGGGATGGTGATAGCCTGTTCGCATCTTGGCCGTCCCAAGGGTAAGCCGGTTCCGGAGATGTCGCTTCGGCCGGTTGCTAAACGTCTCTCGGAACTTCTCGGCAAGAAGGTTTTTTTCGCGGAGGACTGTGTTGGACCGGAAGCGGCCAATGTAGTTGGCAAGATGAAGGATGGCGACTGCCTGCTTCTGGAGAACCTTCGTTTTCACTCAGCCGAGGAAAAGAACGACCCGGAATTCGCCAAGAAGCTGGCGTCGCTGGCGGATATTTACGTCAACGATGCTTTCGGCTCGGCTCACCGGGCGCATGCGTCGACTGAAGGCGTGACGAAGTATTTCCCGCAATCGGTCGCCGGATATCTTATGGAGAAGGAGCTGCGCTATCTGGGTAAGGCTCTGGCCAATCCGGAACGACCGTTCGCAGCTATACTGGGCGGCGCCAAGATATCGGGCAAGATCGATGTTATCACCAACCTGATGAATAAGGTCGATGTGCTGATAATTGGCGGCGGCATGGTGTTCACGTTTTCCAAGGCTATGGGTTACCCTATCGGTAACTCGTTGCTCGAAGAAGACAAGGTCCAACTGGCCGGTCAGATTATCGAGAAGGTGAAAACTTCGAAAGCGAAATTGATATTCCCATCTGATGTCGTGATCGCGTCGGAGATATCCGACACAGCCGAAACGAAGGTCGTGCCTCTCGACAGGATACCTGACGGCATGAAGGGTTTGGACATTGGTCCGGCCTCGATTAAGCTGTTCAAGGAGTCTCTCACGACCGCGAAGACGGTGATCTGGAACGGTCCGATGGGCGTGTTCGAAAGCAAGCCCTTCGCGGAGGGAACTTTCGCGATGGCGCGCCTGATGGCGGACTTGACCGGCAGGGGCGCGACTACGGTTGTGGGTGGCGGTGATTCGGCTTCGGCGGTATCGAAAGCGGGGCTGGATGATAAACTTACGCACGTATCCACCGGCGGCGGCGCCTCGCTGGAGTTTCTTGAGGGGAAGAAACTTCCCGGAGTTGAGGCTCTGACCGACGCCACAAAATAG